From Enterococcus wangshanyuanii, the proteins below share one genomic window:
- a CDS encoding DUF1801 domain-containing protein, whose protein sequence is MKEIKNEQVAAVFKQYPESIRGSLLKLRALIFEVGEATSGVGEIEESLKWHQPTYSTIQTKSGTPIRLDRFGETKIALFFHCQTTVIEEFRALFSKELEFSKNRAIILDPAKKLPLDELAFCIQRALTYHQK, encoded by the coding sequence ATGAAAGAAATCAAAAATGAACAGGTTGCAGCTGTTTTTAAACAATACCCGGAGAGTATTCGCGGGTCATTGCTGAAGCTTAGGGCGTTGATCTTCGAGGTTGGCGAAGCAACTTCCGGTGTTGGTGAAATTGAAGAAAGTTTAAAATGGCATCAGCCAACTTACTCCACTATTCAAACAAAATCTGGGACACCTATTCGACTTGATCGCTTTGGCGAAACCAAGATCGCCCTTTTCTTTCATTGTCAAACGACCGTGATCGAAGAATTTCGGGCGTTGTTTTCCAAGGAACTTGAATTTTCTAAGAATCGCGCCATCATTCTTGATCCTGCAAAGAAATTACCTCTAGACGAATTAGCTTTTTGTATCCAGCGAGCACTGACCTATCATCAAAAGTAA
- a CDS encoding AEC family transporter gives MKEILLQAASFCVVIILGYLMKRIGLLSKADGGTLSVIIVNITLPATVIVSLANVTVSGTLFFLLAMGILLNVIVILAGSLLSKKRSTLERTFQMYSMSGYNIGNFTLPFIQGFYPLAIPFLLMFDIGNSVMLTGGSTLLIDKMVGSKEETTLKKILSTLFKSVPFTAYMIMLLLRAVQVGLPVELIQILELVAKANGFLSMFMIGLYLELRLPKQALKLVREVLFWRYVCGLVFALIFAFVIPLEPLLRIVLVVLSLAPMPTFSVINSVKAGVKEETVGFTSSMSILISLILMTLVMLWMV, from the coding sequence TTGAAGGAGATTTTGTTACAGGCAGCTAGTTTTTGTGTTGTCATCATTTTGGGGTATTTGATGAAACGTATTGGTTTATTGAGTAAAGCGGACGGAGGGACCTTATCTGTAATCATAGTTAATATCACACTTCCGGCGACAGTCATTGTTAGTTTGGCAAATGTGACCGTTTCGGGAACATTATTTTTTTTATTAGCAATGGGAATTTTATTGAATGTCATCGTGATTTTAGCAGGAAGTCTGTTGTCCAAAAAACGTTCGACGTTGGAACGGACATTTCAAATGTATTCGATGTCAGGGTATAATATTGGTAATTTTACATTGCCGTTTATTCAGGGATTTTATCCGTTAGCAATCCCGTTTTTGCTAATGTTTGATATAGGAAATAGTGTCATGCTGACAGGCGGCAGTACGCTATTGATCGATAAAATGGTTGGTTCTAAAGAAGAAACGACGTTAAAAAAAATTCTATCGACATTGTTTAAGTCTGTTCCTTTTACGGCCTATATGATCATGCTGCTGCTGCGCGCAGTTCAAGTTGGATTGCCAGTGGAATTGATTCAAATACTAGAGCTAGTTGCAAAAGCGAATGGTTTTTTATCGATGTTCATGATTGGGTTATATCTTGAATTACGTTTGCCTAAACAAGCACTGAAATTAGTTAGAGAAGTCTTATTTTGGCGATATGTGTGCGGGTTGGTTTTTGCATTGATATTTGCCTTTGTTATTCCGTTGGAGCCATTATTGAGAATCGTGTTAGTTGTCTTAAGTTTAGCACCGATGCCGACATTTTCTGTGATCAATAGTGTGAAAGCTGGAGTAAAGGAAGAGACAGTTGGTTTTACTTCCTCCATGAGTATTTTGATTAGTTTAATACTGATGACATTGGTGATGCTATGGATGGTATGA
- a CDS encoding GyrI-like domain-containing protein yields the protein MDFHIQQKPKFNLVGYQKTLNRIDHFEDYQGISAFWAKLTEAKINQLLSETKEKMGGFYGVSDSNRQISSTFDYMISVKAQEKKEIAEELMSIQVVQSSWAVFTCQGAIANAVSTISENEPNHLMQLKNQLAAPWRGDSLEENQQLPRIEYYPIGDMMSDEYRCELWIPLKN from the coding sequence ATGGATTTTCACATTCAACAAAAGCCAAAATTCAATCTGGTCGGCTATCAAAAAACACTGAATAGGATCGATCACTTTGAAGATTACCAAGGAATATCAGCATTTTGGGCTAAATTAACAGAGGCCAAGATCAATCAGCTGTTATCTGAAACTAAAGAAAAAATGGGCGGATTTTATGGGGTTTCTGATAGCAATCGTCAGATATCTTCAACGTTTGATTATATGATTAGTGTAAAAGCTCAAGAGAAAAAAGAAATAGCCGAAGAATTAATGAGCATTCAAGTAGTCCAATCTTCTTGGGCAGTCTTTACTTGTCAGGGGGCGATCGCAAATGCGGTTTCTACTATTAGCGAAAATGAGCCTAATCATTTAATGCAATTAAAAAATCAGTTGGCAGCTCCATGGAGAGGTGATTCGTTAGAAGAAAATCAACAGCTACCGCGGATAGAGTATTATCCTATAGGGGACATGATGTCTGATGAGTATCGTTGTGAGTTGTGGATTCCACTCAAAAATTGA
- a CDS encoding heavy metal translocating P-type ATPase, translating to MESKTFDIEGMTCASCAQTVEKATAKLAGMSKASVNLATEKLNVEYDEATLSEKDIQKAVADAGYEALSNTQQRTFDIEGMTCASCAQVIEKAVNKLSGVQTAAVNLATEKMTVDFDPAVLNVSDITKTVVDAGYGAVEQIDSADTIDRDREKKQKHIKEVWQRFWLSAVFTVPLFYIAMGHMVGLPLPGFLDPMLHATTFATVQLILTIPVLYFGRSFFIIGFKALAKGHPNMDSLVALGTSAAFVYSLYGTFMIYAGDTHFAMALYYESAGVILTLITLGKYFEAVSKGKTSEAIKKLMGLAPKNARVLRNDEEIEIPVDTVQLGDIIIVRPGEKIPVDGLVVEGSSAIDESMLTGESMPVEKKTGDNVIGASINKNGSFRFKATKVGKDTALSQIIKLVEDAQGSKAPIAKMADKISGVFVPIVIVLAILAGLAWYFLGQESWIFALTITISVLVIACPCALGLATPTAIMVGTGKGAENGVLIKSGDALETTHKIQTIVFDKTGTITEGKPKVTDIVVANDLAENELLRLAASAEKGSEHPLGEAIVNDAVEKNLPFAQTEDFAAIPGHGIEVTIEGSRFLLGNKKLMEDRQISLGNLSATSDQLAEQGKTPMYIAQDNELAGIIAVADTIKETSIPAIKKLHQMGIEVAMITGDNTRTAQAIAKQVGIDRVLSEVLPEDKANEVQKLQKEGKKVAMVGDGINDAPALAQADIGIAIGSGTDVAMESADIVLMRSDLMDVPTAVELSKATIKNIKENLFWAFAYNTLGIPVAMGALYLFGGPLLNPMIAGAAMSFSSVSVLLNALRLKGFKPSKVKK from the coding sequence GTGGAATCTAAAACATTTGATATAGAAGGGATGACGTGTGCATCTTGTGCACAAACAGTCGAAAAGGCAACGGCCAAACTAGCTGGTATGTCAAAAGCATCAGTCAATCTTGCAACTGAAAAGTTGAACGTGGAATATGACGAAGCCACCTTATCGGAAAAAGACATCCAAAAAGCGGTAGCGGATGCTGGCTATGAAGCCTTGAGCAATACTCAGCAACGAACATTTGACATCGAAGGGATGACCTGTGCATCTTGTGCGCAAGTCATCGAAAAGGCGGTCAATAAATTAAGTGGTGTACAGACTGCTGCTGTAAACTTGGCGACAGAAAAAATGACGGTCGATTTTGATCCGGCTGTTCTTAATGTTTCAGATATCACGAAAACGGTTGTTGATGCTGGCTACGGTGCTGTCGAACAAATCGATTCAGCTGATACGATAGACAGAGACCGTGAGAAAAAGCAAAAACATATCAAAGAAGTATGGCAACGTTTTTGGTTGTCTGCAGTGTTCACCGTTCCGCTATTTTATATTGCAATGGGACATATGGTCGGGTTACCATTACCGGGATTTTTAGATCCGATGCTGCACGCGACAACTTTTGCGACCGTTCAGTTGATTTTGACGATTCCTGTGCTGTATTTTGGCCGGAGCTTTTTCATAATTGGATTTAAAGCATTAGCTAAAGGGCATCCCAATATGGATTCTCTCGTCGCTTTAGGAACGAGTGCTGCTTTCGTTTATAGCTTATATGGTACGTTCATGATTTATGCAGGTGACACACATTTTGCGATGGCACTGTATTATGAATCAGCAGGTGTGATTTTAACCTTGATCACGTTAGGGAAATATTTTGAAGCTGTCTCAAAAGGGAAAACCTCAGAAGCGATCAAGAAATTAATGGGCTTGGCACCAAAAAATGCACGTGTTTTACGGAACGATGAAGAAATTGAAATTCCAGTAGATACTGTACAATTAGGTGATATTATCATCGTTCGACCAGGAGAAAAAATCCCTGTTGACGGACTTGTTGTCGAAGGCTCTAGTGCCATTGATGAATCGATGCTGACAGGGGAAAGTATGCCGGTTGAGAAAAAAACTGGCGATAATGTGATTGGTGCAAGTATCAACAAAAACGGCAGTTTCCGATTTAAAGCGACAAAAGTTGGAAAAGATACGGCTCTTTCGCAAATCATTAAATTAGTCGAAGATGCCCAAGGATCAAAAGCGCCGATCGCTAAAATGGCGGATAAAATCTCAGGTGTATTTGTACCGATCGTCATTGTTTTAGCGATTTTAGCTGGCTTGGCTTGGTATTTCTTAGGACAGGAATCTTGGATTTTTGCATTGACGATCACGATTTCTGTTTTAGTGATTGCTTGTCCGTGTGCGTTAGGCTTAGCAACACCAACTGCGATTATGGTCGGTACCGGAAAAGGTGCTGAAAATGGTGTGTTGATCAAAAGTGGTGATGCGCTAGAAACTACTCATAAGATCCAAACGATCGTTTTTGATAAAACGGGAACTATCACAGAAGGAAAACCGAAAGTGACAGATATCGTTGTAGCAAACGATTTAGCAGAAAATGAACTGCTGCGTTTAGCAGCATCAGCCGAGAAAGGCTCTGAACACCCTCTAGGTGAAGCAATCGTCAACGATGCAGTAGAAAAAAATCTTCCTTTTGCCCAAACAGAAGACTTTGCTGCGATTCCAGGTCATGGAATTGAAGTAACGATTGAAGGTAGCCGTTTCTTGTTAGGGAACAAAAAATTGATGGAGGATCGTCAAATTTCTTTAGGCAACTTAAGTGCGACATCCGATCAATTAGCAGAACAAGGCAAAACGCCAATGTATATTGCTCAAGATAATGAACTTGCAGGAATTATTGCAGTGGCTGATACGATCAAAGAAACAAGTATTCCGGCAATCAAAAAGCTGCATCAAATGGGCATTGAAGTTGCGATGATCACTGGTGACAACACACGAACAGCTCAAGCAATTGCAAAACAAGTTGGGATCGATCGTGTACTAAGTGAGGTTTTACCAGAAGATAAAGCAAATGAAGTCCAAAAGCTTCAAAAAGAAGGCAAGAAGGTTGCTATGGTGGGTGATGGCATCAATGATGCACCTGCATTAGCTCAAGCGGATATCGGGATAGCGATTGGTTCTGGTACAGACGTTGCGATGGAGTCAGCAGATATCGTTTTGATGAGAAGTGACTTGATGGATGTGCCGACAGCAGTAGAATTAAGTAAAGCAACCATCAAAAATATCAAAGAAAATCTATTCTGGGCGTTTGCCTACAACACATTAGGAATCCCTGTTGCGATGGGCGCTTTGTATCTATTCGGCGGCCCATTGCTGAATCCAATGATCGCAGGTGCTGCGATGAGCTTTAGTTCTGTGTCGGTATTGCTGAATGCTTTGCGGTTGAAGGGATTTAAACCATCTAAAGTAAAAAAATAA
- a CDS encoding IS3 family transposase (programmed frameshift), with translation MQTKNTATRYSKEFRESMISLSQTGRSANSLSKEYNVSVSTLTKWIRQADPLDRNVLSIKEQELLKENKRLKEENAILKPSGGAFGKELMAKGRATVLRVVRVNLEAKHRITRILRVLKIPRTTYYAYLNWMPSDRMRRRQQIKEKVLKSWLAYPMYGYPRMTKYFKEELNIPVSRYLIYRLMRELGIHSRMIKKMKKPKSYTEVAQLPNLIRKKSDWSKVLLTDITYIPVRGKWAYLASLYHPETRRVIAHKVGAHMTKELATSVLEKVNLQAQGIEIVHSDMGSQYTSDLFNQTLTNKKIKHSYSRKGCPGDNARIESFHSILKREYVNFQSFKTLEEAIVGIDSYIRWYNTDRISLVA, from the exons ATGCAGACAAAAAACACAGCTACAAGATATTCAAAAGAGTTTAGAGAATCCATGATTTCATTAAGTCAGACCGGTCGGTCTGCGAACTCACTATCGAAAGAATACAATGTAAGTGTCTCTACACTTACGAAATGGATACGGCAGGCAGATCCATTGGATCGAAATGTTCTTTCAATAAAAGAGCAAGAATTGCTAAAAGAAAATAAACGCTTGAAAGAAGAAAATGCTATTTTAAAGC CGAGCGGCGGTGCTTTTGGCAAAGAGTTGATGGCCAAAGGACGAGCGACTGTCTTACGAGTCGTTCGTGTCAATTTAGAAGCAAAGCACCGCATTACTCGTATTTTAAGGGTTCTTAAAATCCCAAGAACCACCTATTATGCGTATTTAAACTGGATGCCTAGCGATCGAATGCGCAGACGCCAACAGATAAAAGAAAAGGTATTGAAATCCTGGTTAGCCTATCCGATGTATGGATATCCAAGAATGACAAAATATTTTAAAGAAGAACTGAATATCCCTGTCAGTCGTTACCTAATTTATCGTTTAATGCGTGAATTAGGGATTCACTCTCGGATGATAAAGAAAATGAAAAAACCTAAATCTTATACTGAAGTCGCTCAATTACCTAATCTAATCAGAAAAAAGAGTGATTGGTCTAAGGTTCTTTTAACGGATATCACGTATATTCCAGTGAGAGGAAAGTGGGCGTATTTAGCCAGTCTCTATCATCCAGAAACCCGTCGGGTTATTGCTCATAAAGTTGGTGCCCACATGACGAAAGAATTAGCAACAAGCGTGCTAGAAAAAGTAAATTTACAGGCACAAGGAATAGAAATAGTACACAGCGACATGGGAAGCCAATACACAAGCGACTTATTTAATCAGACATTAACGAATAAAAAAATAAAGCATTCTTATTCAAGAAAAGGTTGTCCAGGGGACAACGCAAGAATAGAGAGCTTCCACTCTATTTTGAAACGCGAATATGTGAATTTCCAATCCTTTAAAACACTTGAGGAAGCCATCGTTGGCATTGACAGTTACATTCGTTGGTACAATACAGATCGAATTTCTCTTGTTGCTTAG
- a CDS encoding ParB N-terminal domain-containing protein has protein sequence MDKVISDIYITNEYNQFKLVSGNRKIRTNRKLEKSILEKGILTPIAVNSTLEILDGQHRFCIARKNGIELPYYVTVSKNIDDIIELNNTAHNWGVQDFINKYVDEEVSDYGSYVNTPNKKRRKNCLMLIKNNK, from the coding sequence ATGGATAAGGTAATCAGTGATATTTATATAACTAATGAATATAACCAATTTAAATTGGTAAGTGGTAATAGGAAGATTAGGACAAATAGAAAGTTAGAAAAATCTATTTTAGAAAAAGGGATATTAACCCCTATAGCTGTCAACAGCACTCTTGAAATTTTAGATGGGCAACATCGTTTTTGTATTGCTCGGAAAAATGGAATAGAGTTACCATACTATGTAACTGTCTCTAAAAATATAGATGATATTATCGAGTTAAACAATACAGCTCATAACTGGGGTGTACAAGATTTTATTAACAAGTATGTTGATGAAGAAGTAAGTGATTATGGCTCCTATGTCAATACTCCGAACAAAAAAAGGCGAAAGAATTGCTTAATGCTCATTAAAAATAATAAATAA
- a CDS encoding multidrug effflux MFS transporter: MKKSIKTQTPSLLLLIVLVGFPQISETIFTPSLPDIATDLQTSMATVQLTLSIYFLSFALGVFFWGWLSDLSGRRKAMLYGLFVYGIGSFLCFRAYSINGLLFARFIQAFGASTGSVVTQTILRESYAGNHRHALFAQISAALAFTPAIGPLIGGLVDQYLGFRAVFLVLVCMSIVIFCYAFLCLPETYQVEKRVQVKLLPVIKRLLTDSKVMSYGFLIGAINGILFSYYAEAPFIFIEHFGLSTAVYGFLGIGVAGASILGSLLSKRLLSIYRPEKIIYIGICCLLLGSLGLLLTVLTVFLPSTFQMWFVLISIFVVLTGTGMALPNCLSLALVGYQEMIGSAGAFFSLGYYLLVSLFTFGMSVLHNGTLIVMPLYFLVIGLSMFVFVRKFLYQKNLR; this comes from the coding sequence TTGAAAAAAAGCATCAAAACTCAAACACCATCTTTATTATTATTGATCGTTTTGGTAGGATTTCCGCAAATCAGTGAAACGATTTTCACCCCATCATTACCAGATATTGCGACGGACTTGCAAACGTCGATGGCGACAGTTCAGCTAACATTGAGCATCTATTTTCTGTCATTTGCGCTCGGAGTCTTTTTTTGGGGCTGGCTGTCAGATCTAAGTGGTCGTCGAAAAGCAATGCTTTATGGCTTGTTTGTCTATGGTATCGGCAGTTTTCTATGTTTCAGGGCCTACTCGATCAATGGTCTGCTCTTTGCCCGTTTTATTCAAGCGTTCGGTGCTAGTACAGGTTCTGTTGTGACACAAACGATTTTAAGAGAAAGTTATGCAGGCAATCATCGGCATGCGCTGTTTGCTCAAATTTCAGCAGCTTTGGCATTTACGCCGGCGATAGGACCTTTGATCGGCGGGCTTGTTGATCAGTATTTAGGCTTTAGAGCCGTTTTTCTTGTGTTAGTTTGTATGAGTATCGTCATTTTCTGCTATGCATTTTTATGTCTGCCAGAAACGTACCAAGTGGAAAAACGAGTACAGGTAAAGCTGTTACCAGTGATCAAGCGTTTGTTGACTGATTCAAAGGTGATGAGCTATGGCTTTTTGATCGGTGCAATCAATGGGATACTATTTAGTTATTACGCTGAAGCGCCATTTATTTTTATCGAACATTTTGGCTTATCTACAGCAGTCTATGGTTTTCTAGGGATTGGGGTCGCTGGGGCTTCGATTTTAGGCTCGTTGTTGTCTAAAAGGCTATTATCGATTTACCGACCAGAAAAAATCATTTATATCGGTATTTGCTGTCTGTTACTTGGCAGTTTAGGCCTTCTTTTGACTGTATTGACTGTATTTTTACCAAGTACATTTCAGATGTGGTTCGTTTTGATCAGTATTTTTGTTGTATTGACAGGTACTGGAATGGCGCTGCCTAACTGTTTAAGTCTGGCGTTGGTTGGGTATCAAGAGATGATAGGTTCTGCAGGGGCATTTTTTAGCCTGGGCTATTATTTATTGGTTAGCCTTTTCACCTTCGGTATGAGTGTGCTTCATAATGGAACATTGATCGTCATGCCGTTGTATTTTCTTGTGATCGGACTATCTATGTTTGTTTTTGTCCGCAAATTTTTGTACCAGAAGAATTTGCGTTAG
- a CDS encoding UDP-N-acetylmuramoyl-L-alanyl-D-glutamate--L-lysine ligase, giving the protein MIISLEKIRECLLKEHLLKEFTSAESWSLTSPISLENKQFDALSYDSRTVNSDTLFFCKGLNFKEDYLTKAIAAGLEVYVAEQPYEVEGALGIIVTDIKKAMAVLSMAFYDYPQNKLKLVGFTGTKGKTTAAYFTKFILDHATNKKTAMLSTMNSTLDGQTFFKSQLTTPESLDLYRMMAEAVDNQMTHFIMEVSSQAYKTNRVYGLFFDVGIFLNITPDHISPIEHPTFDDYFYCKRQLISHSKTIILNHDSDYFKLLKETAELHQIPYIIYGSQRADTDYAYQTDPEDSLAFSVTAKKDTLGLVGDYHLRLGGDFNKGNALSAMIAASLVGATHDSCIQGIQEATVPGRMELLTNTNGAKVYVDYAHNYDSLKNLLTFIKEEHPEGRLIVVIGSTGNKAISRRKDFGRVLTELADVAILTTDDPADEEPAAICKEIAEYITAPIQVETIIDRSAAIEKALSLSNPKDAVILAGKGADLYQKVNGVDTPYEGDFAIAERLINR; this is encoded by the coding sequence ATGATTATTTCTTTAGAAAAAATCCGGGAGTGTTTACTCAAAGAACACCTTTTAAAAGAATTTACTTCAGCTGAAAGCTGGAGCTTAACATCACCAATTTCATTAGAAAATAAACAATTCGATGCTCTTTCTTATGATTCCCGTACCGTAAATAGTGACACACTTTTTTTCTGTAAAGGCTTGAATTTTAAAGAAGACTATTTAACAAAGGCAATTGCAGCCGGACTTGAAGTTTATGTGGCAGAACAGCCTTATGAGGTTGAAGGGGCTCTAGGAATCATCGTCACGGATATCAAAAAAGCGATGGCTGTTTTAAGCATGGCGTTCTATGATTATCCGCAGAATAAACTGAAATTAGTTGGCTTTACAGGTACAAAAGGAAAGACAACTGCCGCTTATTTCACAAAATTCATTTTAGATCATGCGACAAATAAAAAAACAGCGATGTTATCTACTATGAACTCGACCTTGGATGGGCAAACTTTTTTCAAATCACAGCTGACAACACCTGAATCATTAGATCTTTATCGTATGATGGCAGAAGCGGTCGATAATCAGATGACCCATTTTATCATGGAGGTTTCTTCACAGGCTTATAAAACGAATCGAGTGTATGGTCTATTTTTTGATGTAGGGATTTTTCTAAATATCACACCTGACCATATCAGCCCGATCGAACATCCGACCTTCGATGATTATTTTTATTGTAAAAGGCAATTGATCTCACATTCTAAAACAATCATTTTAAACCATGATTCTGATTATTTCAAATTATTGAAGGAAACAGCAGAGCTTCACCAAATACCGTACATCATTTATGGCAGCCAGCGGGCAGATACAGATTATGCTTATCAAACCGATCCAGAAGACTCATTAGCCTTTTCTGTTACAGCTAAAAAGGACACACTTGGACTTGTTGGCGACTATCATTTACGCTTAGGCGGCGACTTCAATAAAGGAAATGCACTCAGTGCAATGATCGCTGCTTCTTTGGTCGGTGCTACTCATGATTCATGTATCCAAGGCATTCAAGAAGCGACTGTCCCAGGACGAATGGAGCTTTTAACAAACACAAATGGGGCAAAAGTCTATGTTGATTATGCCCATAATTATGATAGCTTGAAAAACCTTCTGACTTTTATAAAAGAAGAACATCCAGAAGGCCGTTTGATTGTAGTGATCGGCAGTACGGGAAACAAAGCGATTTCCCGCCGTAAAGATTTCGGCAGGGTGTTAACTGAACTTGCAGATGTCGCGATTTTAACCACAGATGACCCTGCTGATGAAGAACCTGCTGCAATTTGTAAAGAGATCGCAGAATATATAACTGCACCGATCCAGGTCGAAACGATCATCGATCGCAGTGCCGCAATAGAAAAAGCACTCTCATTGAGCAATCCGAAAGATGCCGTTATTTTGGCAGGCAAAGGAGCGGATTTATATCAAAAGGTCAATGGCGTAGATACACCCTATGAAGGTGACTTTGCCATTGCAGAGCGTTTGATCAACCGTTAG
- a CDS encoding DUF6056 family protein, with amino-acid sequence MNRLNISSIKNNRKKMILLCLGIAVILVLIPLAFTPISSDDFIYVTNNTKWSNLGWRYLHWSGRIVADSFSLILLQLPSFIYKFLKAIIWIGLLLLISYLPSLLNKKHTWEIRNFVILFLLYWVANPNLGQTSFWTVGFANYLLTNFFIVAYFALVFYLKDEKLRSWHFIAIPILGLLAGNSNENTSIVVILLTLFFLLIEKNNQTFLLGLPFTIIGTLTLLLSPGQHARLLNPTFQIAREQSIFQRLWNYFSTSLFIDTFKSFLLVFVVFILIGFIYLLRRQFPKKRNVVYSLIFFFSAVIANAAFGGSYVFPVAIRSLNGALVLFLISIAFILDDLLYDKIPVHKKSTSYIIALLCVPFFFGYFYATKSVISLHGQFNIRQEAILSGKKNNLATIYIPNYNVGKLYNESDSIDLYQAGLDMYYDVKKPVSIAQFTKDFSFDYSSKRLVNAEQIPLNTSFGGNVHLKALNVFKDTRTLNNYSINLTFDSSLLDVYSADNTTLFIHVNWKRDSTSKSTMFNADTSLNNQLFVDGKYIFSSPIEDIRPQDITSVDIGIYDTAAKKNLIETNIPMDKR; translated from the coding sequence TTGAATCGATTAAATATAAGTTCTATCAAAAATAATAGAAAAAAGATGATTCTTTTATGTTTAGGTATTGCCGTTATTTTGGTTCTGATTCCTTTAGCTTTTACGCCAATTTCTAGTGATGATTTTATTTACGTGACGAATAATACGAAGTGGTCAAATTTAGGATGGCGCTATTTACATTGGTCCGGCCGAATTGTGGCTGATTCTTTTTCATTGATTTTGTTACAGCTTCCTTCATTCATATATAAATTTCTAAAAGCAATTATTTGGATAGGCTTACTCTTATTGATCTCCTATTTGCCATCGCTTTTAAATAAGAAACATACGTGGGAAATCAGAAATTTCGTTATCCTATTTTTACTTTACTGGGTCGCTAACCCTAATTTAGGTCAAACCTCCTTCTGGACAGTAGGTTTTGCGAATTATCTTCTCACTAATTTTTTCATTGTAGCGTATTTTGCACTAGTCTTTTATCTTAAAGATGAAAAACTAAGATCCTGGCACTTTATTGCAATCCCGATCTTAGGCTTATTAGCTGGAAACTCAAATGAAAACACATCGATTGTCGTTATTTTATTGACACTATTTTTTCTACTAATAGAGAAAAACAATCAAACTTTTTTACTCGGACTACCTTTTACGATCATTGGAACATTGACGCTGCTTCTCTCTCCCGGTCAACACGCAAGGTTGTTGAACCCAACCTTTCAAATAGCTCGTGAGCAATCGATTTTCCAGCGACTCTGGAATTATTTTTCAACCTCGTTATTTATCGACACGTTCAAAAGCTTCTTGCTGGTTTTTGTTGTCTTTATTTTGATTGGATTTATTTATCTTCTTAGAAGACAATTCCCTAAAAAAAGAAATGTTGTCTACAGTCTAATATTCTTTTTTTCTGCTGTTATTGCCAATGCTGCTTTTGGCGGCTCTTATGTCTTTCCGGTAGCTATTCGATCATTAAATGGCGCTTTGGTTCTATTTCTGATTTCGATTGCGTTTATTTTAGACGATTTACTTTACGATAAGATTCCTGTCCATAAAAAGAGTACCTCCTATATCATCGCTTTACTTTGTGTCCCATTTTTCTTTGGTTATTTCTATGCAACTAAAAGTGTCATCTCTTTACATGGACAATTCAACATAAGACAGGAAGCTATTCTTTCTGGTAAAAAAAATAACTTAGCAACCATCTATATTCCAAATTATAATGTTGGTAAGCTCTATAATGAATCTGACAGCATCGACTTATATCAGGCTGGTCTTGACATGTACTATGACGTAAAAAAACCTGTTTCGATCGCTCAGTTTACTAAGGATTTTAGCTTTGATTATAGTAGTAAAAGACTCGTAAACGCTGAGCAGATACCATTAAATACCTCTTTTGGCGGCAATGTTCATTTAAAAGCACTGAACGTTTTTAAAGATACGCGAACACTGAATAATTACAGTATCAACTTAACTTTTGATAGTAGCTTGCTGGATGTTTATTCTGCTGATAACACCACATTGTTTATCCATGTCAATTGGAAGAGAGACTCTACTTCAAAATCGACGATGTTCAATGCTGATACATCCTTAAACAATCAGCTATTCGTTGATGGAAAATACATCTTCTCTTCCCCTATCGAAGATATACGACCTCAAGACATAACAAGTGTTGACATAGGGATTTATGATACCGCAGCAAAAAAGAATCTTATAGAAACCAATATTCCAATGGATAAAAGATAA